From the genome of Oryza glaberrima chromosome 1, OglaRS2, whole genome shotgun sequence:
CTAGGCCACGCTCTTTTGCATATAGTGCTCACAGACCGTTGTACTTTCTACCTCTATCTTATGGCTAGCGGAGAAGTAGCTAGAAAAATAAACGAAATAAAGATGCAAAAGAATATCACCGTCGATCTCCCACATTTTTCTTCCTTGAAGTGCTCTCTCATTTTAGACGAAATGCTCATATGTACCTGTCGGTTTGTCACACGTAGAACACTTCTTATCGGTATAGcgatcaaaagaaaaatatgggacGCTTCAATTTCCCAACCAACTACATGCTTCTCTCCCCACGCTATCACACAcacatattattattttttaaaatatttttttctcgtaaactacttatccgatatacgatccgattacatcaCTATAtccgttgtaattaaatctttataacaaggtatcacatgattatattctaacGAAAAAACACGTGTTTTAAACCGTTGAAACTCAATGTTTCATACGCTATAGCGACATGTTTCATTGTGTATTTTTACCatgtttcacaaaaaaaaattcaattgttgattttttttaaccttgTATGACTTAATGTTTAATCAGATGATCAACTAAAACGACCACCCGATTTTTTTAAGGGACTGGGCCATCCGATATGTAGCTCTCTGttaaagtgtgtgtgtgtgatctaGGTCACTATATTCATTTGGAACGAGAGATTAGCTAGATGGAAGTACTATACCTTAATTAATCGATGATCCGAGAGATTAATtatccctccgtcctaaaataagtacagttttgcaCTGTTTATGTCCAACGCtttaccgttcgtcttatttaaaaaaaattgtgattattattattattattagatgataaaacatgaataatactttatgtaagactattttttaaaaaaatataaaatttttaaataagactaacggtcaaacgttggacacgatgGACACGAGTACTCACGACTGTATTTATTCTGGTGCGGAGGTAGTAATTAACTAATcaagtaataaattaattagtactctgATGAGATGCAGCTCTGGATTCAAGGAGGCATGATGGGCTATGGCTTTTCCGGCCGGGAACGAGAAGATCTCTCTCGATCGCTACTCTTCCGGACTCCCGTTGCCgccgcgcccccccccccccccccccccccgcgccgcAGATCTAGTCGACTTGAAAGAGGCAAAATCTTTGTCGCCTCCCTCATTGGTATCCTTTGCTTTGCTCGTCCAACGCGATGAGAAAAGCCGCGCCCTGCAGCACACGTCGCGTTCGCCCCGTCGCCGCAAAAACGTATCTGTGCTTctcccctcgcgcgcgcgcgtccggcCGGTCTCTCGATCGCCTCAGCTTGTCCCAGCCGTCACCGTATGTCCGCGTtgcgcgcgcccgcgcgcctGTGGCCACGATGACTATACAAGACATGGGCGACGCGCTAGGTTAGATCGATCCTTCGCCGGTTCGCCCTAGCGGCCAAGCCAGTTTATAGCCATTCCGAGACGAGAGGAAACCTGCACCTTATTCTAACCAGCTACCGACCAGATCGATCGCATCGCGTCGTTTTGGGGGATTCGCAACACGTACGTACACGGAGATGAGCGCGCGCCTGCAACGTCGATCGCCAAGACGGCGCATGTCGACGATGGAGTCCATGCATGACGGATGCTCGTGCCAAAGGCGCCAAAAGATGGCATTCCCGCGATCATGCGGCATtgcttcctcttctctcccctttGCGAAGAATCATGCTGTATCctttttttgttattgttgttgttgttgagaaCTGAATCATGCTGTATCGATGCCTGCCCGTGATGAAACATGCTGGTTTAGTTTGGGTGAGGCCTGAGGCGGCGCCTGTGCCGTTATTCGGCCCAGCAGGCAGGGCGATTGTCGGGCCTAATTAAACGAAGCTAAGCCGACCAGATGGAGTTTGCTTGGACCACGCgatgttgtatacttgtatatgGGCCAAATCAAAGAATAACCCTGCAAAGCTATACATTGGGCCAACTATAGTAATTAAAAGCTTAATTCTTAAGTTAAACATTGGGCCAGACAGTACAGCCATGTCTCGTTCAGTCGTTCGCATGCTAAAAGTTCGAGAAACAGATATCGTTATCATTCCTTTGGCTAAGCATCAACAACGGGGAAACTAAAGAAAGTGCAAGTGCATGCACCTCTCTGGCTCGATCTCTCCGGTCTTTACACCTGATAAAAGGGAGCTCAAACAATTTGGCCATTCCCGCTAGAGTTCTGAGGCAATCAAGGTGCAGATATACCCGATGAAATTTGTTGTCGAGTATTGTAGCCGAAGAATCTTCTGCCGCTTAACTATACAAGCAGCTCTGCGGCAGCAGCACCAACTTTAGTGTACGGTGTCTTCAATTCTGAACGTACTACTAGGAGTACTCCATCTCTGTAGTTTGAGCCAAAAAGGAGGGCATTGCCACTGCAGCACTGccatgctgcatgcatgccatcccaggCTCACTCACACAGTCACACTGATGTCTGATGTCTCTTTTCCTTCGGACTCGTCCGCGGACTCTGGATGAATGAGAGCAGGTTTTCATCACTGCTCTACTAGTGCTCTCGACCCAGAAATTGGCATCAACTGAGGCATACTCCTATCCTACCTGGCCATGGGCCACCTGGGGCACCATCCTACGACTGCTCACTGGTGGATTCCTTCGTACTCGTCGGTACGGCGCCGAAGCCTTGAATTTCGTATCAGGCCGTGAATGAATCCACTCGAAACAAGTGAACAAGCCTTTGGAATACGGATATGTGTTCTGTTGATCCAACCTTAGTACAGAAGTAAAGTGTACTCCAATCAAGTACTACTCCTCCACATCAACGAACTTGACAGTTGACAAGACATAGAGGCACTTGACAGCCGTGTTGCCATACAAGGAGAGCCAATTAATCAGTTCACAAAAGCTCAGTTCACCCTGCTGCGATTACTCCCGTAACCATCGTGAACAATGAATAAACAAACCTTCACGAAACAGCCAACCAAACAGCTGCCGAGTGTCACCACCAACCAACCAGCGCAAGATCTCGCATGAAATCCTCTTCCTTTGTCTCTCCATCGCGGGGGCTATTTGCTGCGTCGGCGCACCGTCGGCCGCCTACAGGGCCAACACCTGGCTGCATGGCCCGCGgctgccgtgccgtgccgcacTCGCGCGACGCGCGCTTCCCTCCGGGGCTAAGAAATCCCGGGGAAAATCCGCACCGAGCAACCGACGTGTTCCGCGGCGATTCGAGTCGCCATCAAGTCGCATCTTGTCGTGGGGACATGGGGGACTAATGGCCACGTAGGAAACTCAAACACCCGCACCGTCGAGGCCCCGCCTTTGCCCCCACAACCGCGAACCTGACAGGCACACGAACCGGACGAGCACTCACCAACCCGCTGCGCCCAACGCGAGCGTCACGGTCAGTCGCACACGTCCGAGGCCTATAAACCTAAACCTGCCACCACTAAACCCTCCCAAATCAAATCATTAGCCAAGGCCAAGCAGGCGCGGCTGCTTAGCTTATAAAGAGACCAGATAGTACTACTCAGCTTAGCACACCCAAACCGCGCGCCATCTCACCAAACCAAGCGAGAAGCTTAGCTCCTCCAACTAGCTCGCGCTCGCGTGTAGCGGATAAGCGGAgtatcgatcgatggatcggaCGTCGGCCGTGCCGGGGAGAGTGAGCGACCCGGGGTCCGCgtggttcggcggcggcgagaggagctcgtcggccggGCCGGGGCGCAACGTGCGGctcatcgccaccgccgtcgccgcgttcGTGTCCGTGCTCGGGCTGGCCCTGTTCCTCCACCTCTACGTCTGCCACGTACGCCGCCGGAACCGCAGGCGCGCGGCGGAAGCGGCCGCGCTGGCGACCGCGAACGCGGGGGCGCCGCCCAAGCAGGTCGGGCTGGACCCGTCGGCCATCGCGGCGCTGCCGACCGCGGCGTACGGGAaggtggcgggcggcgacgcggcgggcggcACCACCGAGTGCGCCATCTGCCTCGGCGCCATGCAGGAGGCGGACGCGGTGCGCGTGCTGCCGGCCTGCCGCCACGTGTTCCACGTCGCCTGCATCGACAAGTGGCTCGCGTCCAGCTCGTCGTGCCCGGTCTGCCGCGCCGGggtggagccgccgccgccgcctccgtcaacggcggcggcgaggtgcgtgCACGAGAAGCAGGacgcggagaaggaggaggcggccgccggtAGCTCGGCGCCGGTGCGGGTGCTCGGCGCGTCGCTAATGAAGATGCTGAGCAGGGAGAGACCGTCGCCGAGGAGGCAGCCGGGAGTCCACGCCGTGGAAATGGAAGACTTGGAAAGCCAGCTGCCGCGGCCGCAACAGCAGTAGCATATGCGGCGAATAATCAGCGGCCATTTTTAAGccattttttgtttcatttttcgcTTCGTTTATACATCAAGCGTTCCATGTTGGTTCAGTATGAACTACATAAGTGTGTAAGTGTTTTTCTTTATTAGGAGAACGAAAGTTCTCCATTAGGTGTTTGGTGCTTGTAGCTGTCAAAGGAAAGGAGCAGACCCGTCTCTTGTATTTGTACAAAGAAGGGAAAGTGGATAAAGCTCTGATGGAATTTCTCTAGGCAAAGTGGGAGTTGCGGTTGAGacccatagatttttttttgcccaaGTGTTCCCCTTTTCAGTGCTTGTTTGGATGAGGATGATTTAACTAGGATTTTGTAGTTCAACGGCTGTTCACTCAATTTAAGGGAGACAAATCCTAGTAGTATATTTTTGAACTGCAAACAGCATGATCACGGTGACGACGCCTTAATTACACTAGGTAATCCTGTCATTTAGGGAGATGAGAGAAGAAGACGAGCAAACAAGACGGCACTGAAAAGATGAAGTACTCCCAGATTTACAAAGTTGGACCTGGGAATACCTTTATCTTTTGGGACACTGAAAAGAGTGCAAAGTTTATATTTTCTTTGTCATTGACATCTTTATGATTTTTAGACTAAAAGACGTTTCCCCGCATTTTAGTTTTAAACCCTCTTCGAAACACATAATTGTAAAAAACATAAGAATAGAAAAAACTctagaaataaaactaaaaacaCAGAAAAGCTTTAAAATTGTATTGTAGTAGTAGTTTGATAAACACGTAGGAGTAACATAGGAATTAACAACCATAAGAAGATGAAAATACGTGGTAGAGTCTCTTGCTTGTTTTCAATGGGGAGAATATGATTTAATCCTTTATTTCAAAGATTTCTTAAGATTTTCTTCTATAGGATGGAAATTCTTTAAATTTCTTATACTTTTCATACAGATCAAATGGGCCAGTCTATTGACTTCTGCTACAATATTCTACCCCAATTACCATGTTCATAAATACCAACAGGAACAAAATCGCACATTTTTGGACTACAGCGATTTTTACAAGCTCTAACATGTCATTTTCGGACGAACAAACATTTTTGGGTCACGGTAGGTACGCTGTACGCACTAGTGCACTACATATGCGTATGGGTGGCATGGCATGCATCTGCATCTCCAAGTCAACCGATCAATACCCAAACATTTCTCTactatttcaaatttcaacGTGGTACCAGTGCGCCGTGGCGATCGCAAGTGCTCCCAATCAACGCAGAGAACAACAACAGTGCTCTTCACTGCTCAGttacgcacgcacgcacccgAAGCGCGCGAGTCAAATGCAAGCACCAGTCAGCTCCACACTCCACTGCTCCAGCTAGCTACTCCACTGGCGCAAGGAGAGGaaatatatagtagtatatatttacagTCAAGGTCTCGCTCTCGCTGGCGTCGCCATCGCGATCGTGCCAGGTCTTGCATTGCAGGAGCGCATCGGTTCTTCCCGCCTCGCCTCTTTGCGCAGTCACGCTGCcaagaaataaagaaagaaaacaaaagggagCAGAGCGcgcgaggggagggagagagtgagTGGTCTTCCGACTCAAAAGCTTGGAAAAGTGGGAGCACAGATTTGTTCTCCAACTCGAAAGCAGCGATCTGTGACTTGGAAAGTCGCCGGTGACGCCTGCCGTACCGGCCGGCCTGGCGAATCCGGTTGGATGGCCGGAAAAAGATCgtgcacacacacatacacacacaagcTAGCAATCCGTCGAGCCGACTGATTAACCGAGCGGTGGTTGGTTGGATCGCTGCCTGACTCCGGCCATGGATGAGCAAGCAAGCACCAACCCGAGAGACAGGCGATTCAGCTCGAGTTACATGTGTGCATATAAGTGCTTATGACCTCCTCCAGTGCCTTTGAATATAGGGTAGTCCCAAATCCATGTGTTGGGGGCGAGATAAACATGCCGACGTCGCTAGCATCGCACTCACATATTAAATTGGTTGGCTGGTAATTGAGCTTTGTGGATTATACAAGTTTCAGGGGCATCAGGAGTGAGTGCAGAACCTTACCAAACATGCTCCCAACTATGATCATGATTATACTAAGATGCTGCAGCTTGGGCCAATCGAGGGCACTAGGCAATAGGACTTTAGAGGGAATTGATTCGCCCATAGGTGGATGATCAAAAGCAACAGGATAAGGTTATTCGATAGAAGCATCGCGTGATTAATCAGTGCTACTGCTACGAAGCCATAGGATAGCATGGTTGAGGATAATGATAGTACCACATTTGGAGTAGCCGACTAGGTCCTTTCAGACATCTTTTTCACAATCAGAAGAGATTTGCTTATCTATGGGCGATGATCTGATTCTGGATAACCCCTCACTCCCTATCCAGAGGCAATGTTTGCATCAAGCGAACACGCTCGTACACGCACTTTTTCCTACGAAAGTTCAGACGGCTAACATATCATTTGATAAGTatagtttacatatttataaagtTGTTGTAGCGCAGGTCTAAAAAGTCTGACCACATACAATCCTTAAGCGGGTACTTAATTTTAACAAGAATGACCGTAGTACTTTTACAGTGATCCATGTTAGTAATATTCTACTATGGTACTATCACcagtaaaaaaatgatttgaggtatttattataattctactgctagtagaaaaaaaatgtttctactATCAATAATCAATTGTTTATAGATAATACTACAAATAGACGTGATACATTTGACAAGAAAAGTATTCGATATATATTGATTCTACTATCTCCTGCTGGTTATGCACCTGAACACAGAGGAGTATTATCTTGTCCGTTCATCTTTAATTGGATGGCCAAGATTAGCTGAGAGTTACCATATCATGCTTCTTTGACTCGCCTCTTGCAAGACAGAGAATCCAAATGTATATTGGAAAAAGTGGGCCAGAGAATCCAAAATTCAACTTGGGCACTTGGGCCTAGTTGGCAATTATCATGTTGTGTTGTGATTTGTTTATTTCTAAAGTtgttgaaaaatgaatttgtaatCATTACGGAGTATAATAACTTATTTAAGAAATCAAATTATCTTTAGACATCACATTATATGTTATCTAACTGTTAATTCTCTCACAGTAGTTTCATGTTTTTCAAACACAATGTTGACATCATTTCAACCTAcaattgaagaaaaacaatttgCCAAACTGAAAAGATTTAAAATTAGCTATCAAACAAAGTCATAAGATTCATCGCAAGAAATGAATCACCAAAATATCAAATGGAACCTTGCtcaaaattttgccaaaatgCATGCCAACCTAAGCACAGGCCAGGCCCAAGCCGCCAGTTGAAGCTGATGCCAAAGCCCAGTCCAACATTTTTTCCCGGTAACCCTTGCAAGGGggaaaaaaggaataagttcgtCTATAAACCGCAATAAGATCTTAAGCCGGTTTTAGCTAACGTGATGTCTACGTGGTGTTgataaattcagaaaaaaaaacatgggactCACATGTCAAGGAGTATtcgattaaaaataaaaaaaattacagtcaGACCCATGTCATGACATATTTCTCTGTAGAGGGTTGATGACATGGGTCAcattgtaattttttatttttagccaaacactcactaacatgtgggtcctacgaTTTTTTCTGATTTTGTCAGCACCACATAGCATCACGTCAATCGAAATTGTCGTCAAAACTGCCTTGCGACCTCATTTGCATTGATTCTAAGAACGTGTCATATCAGGTATCACGGTTTATGGACGAATTTTAGTCTTGACGATAAATTAAGTAacctaaagtaaacttattcaaaaaaaatctgATATGGTTAGgcttgttcttttttaaaaaaggtatgCCCAATGGATGACATCAAAATTCATGCCATTTTCCAAACCAGGTATGCTCGTTTTCTCTTTACAGAGAACATGATCCTCATCTCATCTGGTGTATCAGCAacttgtactacctccgtcctctaatataagggatatttactattttttttaacgtttgaccactcctcttattcaaaaaatttatacaaatatagaaaacgaaaagttatacttaaagtactttggataataaagtaagtcacaaataaaataaataataattctattttttttaataagacgagtaatCAAACCGtacaaacaaaatatcaaaatctcttatattaggggatAGAGGGAGAAGTAAGAAGATACAGGCCTACAAGGGGTCCCGCATGAATGGAACCACAGGCAGGCCATTGACGTCTGAAGAAGACGGTTTTCTTCCATAGTCAACCAATTGATAGTACTGCCTGCAGTGtaaggcctctcacagtgcgGTGAGCTGGACCGGTGCTACACAGTGCCAGCTCGGATTGAAGCATATGTGGCAGAAGGAATCGCACCCTAGCAAACCTCCTCGCCCCCAAGTAGAGCCGCGCGAAACCTCGCCAAAACGAGGGTgcgagaaggagaggaagacaCGAGGCGCGCACGCTGTGGGGTGTGGTTCTTGGCCGCGCTGTGCCCTCGCGCCGCATCGAGTGGAGAAAACCCTGATTCGCCCATGATTCTTCCCGCCACCGAAACACCCCAAGCAAGAACGCAGAAAAAAGAACTCGATCCGTCCCAAGAACGCAAGAGGAATCACCAAGAAGCATTACATCTCACATGCACAAAAACAACAATCAACaatctcgccgccgcgcgctcgcttcctcctcgccgcggcttCCTGTCGGCGTCGCGACGTCCGCTCCTGCCGCTgcccccgccgcggccaccacatCCGCCACCACGACCCCTAAATCCGGCGGCGAATCCGGGGCCCCGTGCCgacaaccaccaccacaacTCGGATCCGGACGAGCCAAGAACCAGCGGCCGCCCGCGCACCGGCGTCCGTGCGCCGCCAAGAACCGGCAGCCGCTCGCGCACCGGCGAGCCGCCACCAAGatcgagggagaggaggtgccGGCGAGCCTCCGGAAGACCACCGAAGTCGCCACCGACGACCGCCGCAACTCTGGAAGACCACGCCGCCGACTACTGCTTGGGACgaaaggaggaggcggcgtgggagaggagaaggaggcgctgaggcggagtgggaggaggtagcggagaagacgaaggaggaggagaaagagaggagaagacgGGGGTAGGTGAGGAAATTAATTTTCTTCGGTCCCCTCGCTACCCTCCACCAGGTCACGAGCATTGTGGGTGCCGGTTTCCTTGTACAGTCTCTAAATCCAACTAGGTCACGTAAAATAGGATCCTTGTACCGTGGGGAATGGTGTCTTTAGGCTAATTTTTTGGACTAAGACCCTACAACCGGTGCTTACACTGTGAATAGCCTAAGAGAAAATATCTTATAAAGGAATCACCGAGCAAGACAAGAGTGACTGTTTATGAGGTTTCGAAGAGATCCCACAGTGATTCCTAGGGAcagaaaaatcaacggcgtgcGTGTTTATCCAGCATGCAGAGGAACTTGTCCATAGGACTCAAACAGATAAAAATAGCAAGGTGCCAGAAGTCATTCATGCACAAAGTTGTTGACCATAGTCACAGTACCATCCAATATCCACGGCTAAACCATTTTAACATAGTAATTAATTAGGGCAACTGTTGAGGCCCACATGACCAAACCCTAGACAATTAACTGACTCTAGGTTAAACCCATCAACAGAACATTCTTGTCTAACTTGTGCCCTGTGAAGCTACACCTCATCTTCGTTGCAGATTCCAGAAACTCCATTGACAATCATGCTCTCCTTATCATTCCTCTGATCAGGTTTTGCTAATTCATCTATCTGCAAAGTAAGTGCAATGTCAGGATCTGAATATGTCTGCTTTCCTTCCAGCACCGTAGCATCATGACATGTTATGCTCCGGCATTGTGCCAAAGAAAAACTGAAGAAAGATACGAAACACACGTTTGGCTTATACTAACTTAATATTAGCGAAATGCCTTATTAGccattaaaaataatttatacggaaaaccctaaaatcaactctaaaattaagttttaaaatttaaatctgcgcttatgcttataagctgAGGCTAAACGAGGGGGTTGATAGTAATTGGGCTTCGAAGCTTCAGTGCAATTAGCTAGAGTGTCATATTGGATAAAAAACCTCAGGGCCAGCTACTTTTGATGGAAGTAGCAAGCAATTTTATGGCAAATTTCCAAGTCGTGGCAAATATTTGTTGCGTTGGCTAAACAAATTGCTCAAACAGCAATCGTTCAATGTACTTTAAAATTCAGCAGCACAAGACCTAAACTCACCACTACAGCGCTACTGCAATGATCCCCTTCACCTTCCCGCTCTGCATCTTTTGTCTTACTCAGCAATTCTTTGCCCAATTCTTCGCCTTCCAAGCCTGCGGGTAGAACAAAAATGAGTTGGTTTACTAAAGTTTTTAGGATAATGGAAATATGAAGACATAATTCATAGTTGAGGCTTGCCATTGTTAAGGTCGGGAATTGTTGTTGAATCTTTCAGTCTTTGCAGTCCATTACTGAGGTATGTCATGCATTCTGCTACTCTTGTCAAATGCCCAACAAGATCTGAATATTTCGTGAGCCAAAGCTTTTGAAACTTATTAAGCCTCTGATAAATGTCCAGTTGCTGCATCCTAACAAATTGCTCCGTCTCATCAGCTATGCCAATAACTTCCAGAGATGAACCATCACCCTCCTCACGTGACATCCTGTTCCTATACTCTAGATATGCAGCAGAAGTGTTCTCAAACAACTTTCGGTATTGTTGAATGGTGAGACGCATCAATTCAATGTCATGTTCGAATTGACTGATCATAACGTGCCTTGCTCCAAGATCCTCCAGTATGTCCCTCTTGGTGGCTGCAATCATATAATCCTTTTGTGTTATCATGTTAATCATGCGCTGGTTAGCAGCTCGAGCATCCATGAGAGCCTTCATCTTATCCAAGAAGTTGTCATCCATGCAAGCTTTAATTTGCTGTGTGCAGGCAAGGAAAGATGGAAGCGTTTGATCATTTTGAAAGCCTTCTGTTGCCCTCTGTTGCACAAAATAATTGTTGAGGCCAAAATGTCCATTTTGAATGTTGGGAGGGACATGACCAACACCCACCtgatcatcatcgtcatcctcTTCATCTTCGATCTCAATTATGCTCTGCTGATTTGGCCCTGGTTGGGGCTTGGCCCCGGAGATCACATTCTGATGGCTTGAGGAGTCATCTTGCTCATCCATTGTGCGAAGAAGGCTAAGGAGAGACGAATCATCCGAGCTCTGATCTTTGGCGGTCAAACCAGCAGCAGCATTACCTCCCATCTCACAGCCCGAAACCTCGATTTCTGAAGGCAAGCTTTTCTGAGATCCAAGCTCCGCATTTCCCTCGTTCACTGCATGGATCCATTCCCCCAATCCAACAATTGAACTTTTGTAACCCACAAGATCAACAGCATTGAATTGCTTGCGCTCTCCAAAAACTGGCATCTCCTCCAAGTCTCCAATGCTCTGGCTGCTCCTCTCCACCTCTGCTTCAGCCGCCTGGGTACGAGAATCTCCACACTCTGCGTCAATCAAGTCCGTCTCCTTTTCATCTTCCCACTGGCATTGCCGCGAAAACGCCgcgcttttccttcttttcccaaGAGGCGAACTCCCATCAACCTCGGCGAAAAGCTCGGGCCTTTGGTACTCGATcagacggaggaggtgcggcgcGTAGCGCCGTGGCTTCCCGCTCACCAAATCCATCTTCAGCAACTCCCAAAACAACCGGCACCAATCCACCGCGTAAgccttcccctcctccaccaGCCGCAGCGCCACCGCAGCCTCCCCCGGCAACtcccggccaccaccaccaccgcctcccagCAGCACGCGATCGCGGAGGAACCCCCTCACGGCGGCGATCGCCTCCTCGGAGCGGAACACGGACGCGTCCACCTCGGGGCCCAGCGCGGCCGGGCCGAGCGGCAGCCCGAGGGCGGCCGCGAGGTCCGCGGGCGAGGCGGAGACGCCCGCGCCGCGGATGGAGACGGAAATGCGGCCCGAGGCGCGGTCGTACGCCGcggcgagctgctcgagctcggccTCGCCCGCGGGCGCCGCGCGGTGGAGGTCGAGCCCATCGAAGCCCCCGAGCCCGAGCGccccgagcaccgccgccgcgccggcgccggcgccgccccgccccCGCTTGCGCGCGCGGAGGGTCGCCATTGGGGACACGCTGGGGTTAGGGTTTGATGAGGCTGGGGTTGAGTGGAGCTTGAGTTAAGACTGGTTGGAGTTGGGGTTTTTCCTGAAAGGGGAGGGGAAGTGGTGGGAGTGGGCGACGAGacgagcagagagagagagagagagagaaagggagaggagttTGGTTCGTGGATTGATTTGAACGAGAGGGAAGTTTGCAGCCACGCCCCCTTCACAGCTCGTACGCCagtgacatgtgggacccacgttaATAACGGGCCCACGTATCAGTGACTTGCGGTAGGGAACGTCCCTGTGCGCTCCGAGATTTGGGGGAATCAGGACGCTACTGTTTCTCGTGATGCTGTGTGCGGCTGGTGTGTGGGCGACTCCGTCTGTGGCGCCCAGGAAGTCGGCGAGTACACCCGCGTGAGAGCACACTGGTGCGTGGCGAGGTGCGAAAggcttctgaattctgatgggAAAAGGAGATGATCAGATGAAGTACGAAGATGGAAGCCGAAGAGACGAAGGTGCAATTGACCGGGCCCACACACATGGAGACCTGGAGTACATTACACGCTATCAGTATCAAAAGTGTCAGTACAAGTAAtccatccgtaaaaaaaaaaaaaaccctaaatttatatttctatgttcaacgtttgactgtacgtcttatatgaaattatttttataattagtattttcattgttgttagatgataaaatatgattaatattttatacgtaacttgtctttttaattatttttataatttttttaaataagacggacagtcaaacgttgaacacggaaacccatggtttgtcttttttcgACGGAGCAAG
Proteins encoded in this window:
- the LOC127767001 gene encoding RING-H2 finger protein ATL39-like, which translates into the protein MDRTSAVPGRVSDPGSAWFGGGERSSSAGPGRNVRLIATAVAAFVSVLGLALFLHLYVCHVRRRNRRRAAEAAALATANAGAPPKQVGLDPSAIAALPTAAYGKVAGGDAAGGTTECAICLGAMQEADAVRVLPACRHVFHVACIDKWLASSSSCPVCRAGVEPPPPPPSTAAARCVHEKQDAEKEEAAAGSSAPVRVLGASLMKMLSRERPSPRRQPGVHAVEMEDLESQLPRPQQQ
- the LOC127767130 gene encoding uncharacterized protein LOC127767130, with translation MATLRARKRGRGGAGAGAAAVLGALGLGGFDGLDLHRAAPAGEAELEQLAAAYDRASGRISVSIRGAGVSASPADLAAALGLPLGPAALGPEVDASVFRSEEAIAAVRGFLRDRVLLGGGGGGGRELPGEAAVALRLVEEGKAYAVDWCRLFWELLKMDLVSGKPRRYAPHLLRLIEYQRPELFAEVDGSSPLGKRRKSAAFSRQCQWEDEKETDLIDAECGDSRTQAAEAEVERSSQSIGDLEEMPVFGERKQFNAVDLVGYKSSIVGLGEWIHAVNEGNAELGSQKSLPSEIEVSGCEMGGNAAAGLTAKDQSSDDSSLLSLLRTMDEQDDSSSHQNVISGAKPQPGPNQQSIIEIEDEEDDDDDQVGVGHVPPNIQNGHFGLNNYFVQQRATEGFQNDQTLPSFLACTQQIKACMDDNFLDKMKALMDARAANQRMINMITQKDYMIAATKRDILEDLGARHVMISQFEHDIELMRLTIQQYRKLFENTSAAYLEYRNRMSREEGDGSSLEVIGIADETEQFVRMQQLDIYQRLNKFQKLWLTKYSDLVGHLTRVAECMTYLSNGLQRLKDSTTIPDLNNGLEGEELGKELLSKTKDAEREGEGDHCSSAVVIDELAKPDQRNDKESMIVNGVSGICNEDEV